From Leopardus geoffroyi isolate Oge1 chromosome B4, O.geoffroyi_Oge1_pat1.0, whole genome shotgun sequence, a single genomic window includes:
- the LOC123590450 gene encoding apolipoprotein L6-like isoform X1: MCLQSAKRTFGVRSLDSGRPALLRMEKSRDTAWTFTTMEAPHTCQEGCLTGEDVSHSPMGRTSTALVAQELVDDQAGKGFEAGIGLQRDQDDILPCGGVQQGEEGLSAEEITFLEEFPVVKEELEAGIRKLRALADHMDATHRTLTKTNMAANSMAVVSGAMSILALVLAPATAGGSLMFSAAGKGLGTAAGVASILTNILGHFRNQEARAQASSLVPTRGHEVGEPGGQKASYLMAVGKMAYDYGSAIKDIKKDIRALQIARAHPRLATAAKRLLTTGRVSARRSRQVQRAFKGTTLLMTTNIRLLGSAMAGLSLGQDLTALLKDWKRLKEGARTKSAEELRAQTWELERTLTELTQLYESLKRRKLLQEERPRSSSSGGATGSLPQPPARRGEAGPQGTQEDEGRLSRRASEQN, translated from the exons ATGTGTCTCCAATCTGCAAAGAGAACCTTCGGCGTTCGTTCCCTGGATT CCGGACGCCCTGCCCTTCTGCGTATGGAGAAGAGCAGAGACACCGCTTGGACCTTCACCACAATGGAGGCCCCTCACACCTGCCAAG AAGGCTGTCTGACTGGTGAGGACGTCTCTCATTCTCCCATGGGCAGAACGAGCACGGCTTTGGTGGCCCAGGAGCTGGTGGATGACCAGGCGGGGAAAGGCTTCGAGGCTGGCATTGGTTTGCAGAG GGACCAGGATGACATTCTTCCGTGTGGAGGTGTGCAGCAAGGAGAGGAGGGTCTGTCAGCTGAAGAGATAACATTTTTGGAAGAGTTCCCCGTCGTGAAGGAGGAGCTAGAAGCAGGCATCAGAAAGCTCCGCGCCCTTGCAGACCACATGGACGCAACCCACAGAACACTCACCAAAACCAACATGGCGGCCAACTCCATGGCAGTGGTCTCAGGAGCCATGAGCATCCTGGCCCTAGTCCTTGCTCCAGCAACAGCAGGAGGAAGTCTGATGTTCTCCGCTGCTGGTAAAGGTCTGGGGACAGCAGCTGGGGTCGCCAGCATCTTAACCAACATTTTGGGCCACTTTCGAAATCAAGAAGCCCGAGCTCAGGCCAGCAGCCTAGTGCCCACCCGTGGCCACGAGGTCGGGGAGCCCGGGGGGCAGAAGGCATCTTACCTCATGGCTGTTGGAAAGATGGCTTATGATTATGGAAGTGCCATCAAGGATATTAAGAAGGACATCCGCGCCCTTCAGATAGCTAGAGCCCACCCGCGTCTGGCCACTGCCGCTAAGCGTCTCCTGACCACTGGCCGAGTCTCGGCCCGAAGGAGCAGGCAGGTGCAGAGGGCCTTTAAAGGCACGACACTGCTGATGACAACAAACATTCGCTTGCTGGGGAGTGCGATGGCGGGCTTATCCCTCGGCCAGGACTTGACCGCCCTCCTGAAGGACTGGAAGCGACTGAAGGAAGGAGCAAGGACGAAGTCTGCGGAAGAGCTGAGGGCCCAGACCTGGGAGCTGGAAAGGACGCTGACAGAACTCACCCAGCTCTATGAGAGCCTGAAGCGGAGG AAACTCTTGCAAGAGGAAAGACCCAGGAGCTCATCTTCGGGAGGAGCCACGGggtctctgccccagcccccagccaggcGTGGGGAAGCAGGACCCCAGGGGACACAAGAGGACGAGGGCAGGCTGAGCCGCCGGGCCTCTGAGCAGAATTAA
- the LOC123590450 gene encoding apolipoprotein L6-like isoform X4 — translation MRSSGDQDDILPCGGVQQGEEGLSAEEITFLEEFPVVKEELEAGIRKLRALADHMDATHRTLTKTNMAANSMAVVSGAMSILALVLAPATAGGSLMFSAAGKGLGTAAGVASILTNILGHFRNQEARAQASSLVPTRGHEVGEPGGQKASYLMAVGKMAYDYGSAIKDIKKDIRALQIARAHPRLATAAKRLLTTGRVSARRSRQVQRAFKGTTLLMTTNIRLLGSAMAGLSLGQDLTALLKDWKRLKEGARTKSAEELRAQTWELERTLTELTQLYESLKRRKLLQEERPRSSSSGGATGSLPQPPARRGEAGPQGTQEDEGRLSRRASEQN, via the exons ATGCGCTCCTCAGG GGACCAGGATGACATTCTTCCGTGTGGAGGTGTGCAGCAAGGAGAGGAGGGTCTGTCAGCTGAAGAGATAACATTTTTGGAAGAGTTCCCCGTCGTGAAGGAGGAGCTAGAAGCAGGCATCAGAAAGCTCCGCGCCCTTGCAGACCACATGGACGCAACCCACAGAACACTCACCAAAACCAACATGGCGGCCAACTCCATGGCAGTGGTCTCAGGAGCCATGAGCATCCTGGCCCTAGTCCTTGCTCCAGCAACAGCAGGAGGAAGTCTGATGTTCTCCGCTGCTGGTAAAGGTCTGGGGACAGCAGCTGGGGTCGCCAGCATCTTAACCAACATTTTGGGCCACTTTCGAAATCAAGAAGCCCGAGCTCAGGCCAGCAGCCTAGTGCCCACCCGTGGCCACGAGGTCGGGGAGCCCGGGGGGCAGAAGGCATCTTACCTCATGGCTGTTGGAAAGATGGCTTATGATTATGGAAGTGCCATCAAGGATATTAAGAAGGACATCCGCGCCCTTCAGATAGCTAGAGCCCACCCGCGTCTGGCCACTGCCGCTAAGCGTCTCCTGACCACTGGCCGAGTCTCGGCCCGAAGGAGCAGGCAGGTGCAGAGGGCCTTTAAAGGCACGACACTGCTGATGACAACAAACATTCGCTTGCTGGGGAGTGCGATGGCGGGCTTATCCCTCGGCCAGGACTTGACCGCCCTCCTGAAGGACTGGAAGCGACTGAAGGAAGGAGCAAGGACGAAGTCTGCGGAAGAGCTGAGGGCCCAGACCTGGGAGCTGGAAAGGACGCTGACAGAACTCACCCAGCTCTATGAGAGCCTGAAGCGGAGG AAACTCTTGCAAGAGGAAAGACCCAGGAGCTCATCTTCGGGAGGAGCCACGGggtctctgccccagcccccagccaggcGTGGGGAAGCAGGACCCCAGGGGACACAAGAGGACGAGGGCAGGCTGAGCCGCCGGGCCTCTGAGCAGAATTAA
- the LOC123590450 gene encoding apolipoprotein L6-like isoform X2, whose amino-acid sequence MEKSRDTAWTFTTMEAPHTCQEGCLTGEDVSHSPMGRTSTALVAQELVDDQAGKGFEAGIGLQRDQDDILPCGGVQQGEEGLSAEEITFLEEFPVVKEELEAGIRKLRALADHMDATHRTLTKTNMAANSMAVVSGAMSILALVLAPATAGGSLMFSAAGKGLGTAAGVASILTNILGHFRNQEARAQASSLVPTRGHEVGEPGGQKASYLMAVGKMAYDYGSAIKDIKKDIRALQIARAHPRLATAAKRLLTTGRVSARRSRQVQRAFKGTTLLMTTNIRLLGSAMAGLSLGQDLTALLKDWKRLKEGARTKSAEELRAQTWELERTLTELTQLYESLKRRKLLQEERPRSSSSGGATGSLPQPPARRGEAGPQGTQEDEGRLSRRASEQN is encoded by the exons ATGGAGAAGAGCAGAGACACCGCTTGGACCTTCACCACAATGGAGGCCCCTCACACCTGCCAAG AAGGCTGTCTGACTGGTGAGGACGTCTCTCATTCTCCCATGGGCAGAACGAGCACGGCTTTGGTGGCCCAGGAGCTGGTGGATGACCAGGCGGGGAAAGGCTTCGAGGCTGGCATTGGTTTGCAGAG GGACCAGGATGACATTCTTCCGTGTGGAGGTGTGCAGCAAGGAGAGGAGGGTCTGTCAGCTGAAGAGATAACATTTTTGGAAGAGTTCCCCGTCGTGAAGGAGGAGCTAGAAGCAGGCATCAGAAAGCTCCGCGCCCTTGCAGACCACATGGACGCAACCCACAGAACACTCACCAAAACCAACATGGCGGCCAACTCCATGGCAGTGGTCTCAGGAGCCATGAGCATCCTGGCCCTAGTCCTTGCTCCAGCAACAGCAGGAGGAAGTCTGATGTTCTCCGCTGCTGGTAAAGGTCTGGGGACAGCAGCTGGGGTCGCCAGCATCTTAACCAACATTTTGGGCCACTTTCGAAATCAAGAAGCCCGAGCTCAGGCCAGCAGCCTAGTGCCCACCCGTGGCCACGAGGTCGGGGAGCCCGGGGGGCAGAAGGCATCTTACCTCATGGCTGTTGGAAAGATGGCTTATGATTATGGAAGTGCCATCAAGGATATTAAGAAGGACATCCGCGCCCTTCAGATAGCTAGAGCCCACCCGCGTCTGGCCACTGCCGCTAAGCGTCTCCTGACCACTGGCCGAGTCTCGGCCCGAAGGAGCAGGCAGGTGCAGAGGGCCTTTAAAGGCACGACACTGCTGATGACAACAAACATTCGCTTGCTGGGGAGTGCGATGGCGGGCTTATCCCTCGGCCAGGACTTGACCGCCCTCCTGAAGGACTGGAAGCGACTGAAGGAAGGAGCAAGGACGAAGTCTGCGGAAGAGCTGAGGGCCCAGACCTGGGAGCTGGAAAGGACGCTGACAGAACTCACCCAGCTCTATGAGAGCCTGAAGCGGAGG AAACTCTTGCAAGAGGAAAGACCCAGGAGCTCATCTTCGGGAGGAGCCACGGggtctctgccccagcccccagccaggcGTGGGGAAGCAGGACCCCAGGGGACACAAGAGGACGAGGGCAGGCTGAGCCGCCGGGCCTCTGAGCAGAATTAA
- the LOC123590450 gene encoding apolipoprotein L6-like isoform X3 — protein MSSLEKKKTLRDVSPICKENLRRSFPGFRTPCPSAYGEEQRHRLDLHHNGGPSHLPRDQDDILPCGGVQQGEEGLSAEEITFLEEFPVVKEELEAGIRKLRALADHMDATHRTLTKTNMAANSMAVVSGAMSILALVLAPATAGGSLMFSAAGKGLGTAAGVASILTNILGHFRNQEARAQASSLVPTRGHEVGEPGGQKASYLMAVGKMAYDYGSAIKDIKKDIRALQIARAHPRLATAAKRLLTTGRVSARRSRQVQRAFKGTTLLMTTNIRLLGSAMAGLSLGQDLTALLKDWKRLKEGARTKSAEELRAQTWELERTLTELTQLYESLKRRKLLQEERPRSSSSGGATGSLPQPPARRGEAGPQGTQEDEGRLSRRASEQN, from the exons ATGTCAtccttggagaaaaaaaagacgCTGAGGGATGTGTCTCCAATCTGCAAAGAGAACCTTCGGCGTTCGTTCCCTGGATT CCGGACGCCCTGCCCTTCTGCGTATGGAGAAGAGCAGAGACACCGCTTGGACCTTCACCACAATGGAGGCCCCTCACACCTGCCAAG GGACCAGGATGACATTCTTCCGTGTGGAGGTGTGCAGCAAGGAGAGGAGGGTCTGTCAGCTGAAGAGATAACATTTTTGGAAGAGTTCCCCGTCGTGAAGGAGGAGCTAGAAGCAGGCATCAGAAAGCTCCGCGCCCTTGCAGACCACATGGACGCAACCCACAGAACACTCACCAAAACCAACATGGCGGCCAACTCCATGGCAGTGGTCTCAGGAGCCATGAGCATCCTGGCCCTAGTCCTTGCTCCAGCAACAGCAGGAGGAAGTCTGATGTTCTCCGCTGCTGGTAAAGGTCTGGGGACAGCAGCTGGGGTCGCCAGCATCTTAACCAACATTTTGGGCCACTTTCGAAATCAAGAAGCCCGAGCTCAGGCCAGCAGCCTAGTGCCCACCCGTGGCCACGAGGTCGGGGAGCCCGGGGGGCAGAAGGCATCTTACCTCATGGCTGTTGGAAAGATGGCTTATGATTATGGAAGTGCCATCAAGGATATTAAGAAGGACATCCGCGCCCTTCAGATAGCTAGAGCCCACCCGCGTCTGGCCACTGCCGCTAAGCGTCTCCTGACCACTGGCCGAGTCTCGGCCCGAAGGAGCAGGCAGGTGCAGAGGGCCTTTAAAGGCACGACACTGCTGATGACAACAAACATTCGCTTGCTGGGGAGTGCGATGGCGGGCTTATCCCTCGGCCAGGACTTGACCGCCCTCCTGAAGGACTGGAAGCGACTGAAGGAAGGAGCAAGGACGAAGTCTGCGGAAGAGCTGAGGGCCCAGACCTGGGAGCTGGAAAGGACGCTGACAGAACTCACCCAGCTCTATGAGAGCCTGAAGCGGAGG AAACTCTTGCAAGAGGAAAGACCCAGGAGCTCATCTTCGGGAGGAGCCACGGggtctctgccccagcccccagccaggcGTGGGGAAGCAGGACCCCAGGGGACACAAGAGGACGAGGGCAGGCTGAGCCGCCGGGCCTCTGAGCAGAATTAA